cgaGTGTTCTACGAAGTTGCATTCGAAAGTTTTCTCTGAAGAAGTATTGCTTTAGAGGAAAGACGATCTGTTCTATCCTAggaggcaattgtccaagaacctCGGGTAGCGGTAGAggagacaaatttgtcttaaggacacaacatCATTCCATTGGGCTTAGATCAATACTCTACATTCAAATTACTCATTTGCGTTTGATTTCAAGTTTGTCGATTAACGTTATTCTACATATATGAACACTTATAGGCGACTACAACTACAAGAATGCGCCTGTCCGATTCGAGACTCTTCAAAGAGCACCATGCCGGGCTCGAGGAACCGTGTCATTAacgaaaaaattgcaaattgagagGAACATATTCATGACCATCAAAATGAGGAGAGTCGTGATCAATAAATAGCTTTAGCATGTGCCAGTGTGGACTCTAatatgcattttggaaaagtGATTAACGCTAAATATCACATCAAAATACTGtaataatttatcaaatattttcaaCCATTATTTTAGGAGAAAATTGGGTTTCttgtcacaaaaaagaaaagtcgtCCTTCTCTAGGAGCTCCTCAAAATACTATCAGCCATGGGATTCTCggaaaattctctcaattctcggaAAATTCACTCGAAACGATGTCCCTCTCTACTCCCCCAAAAAGCAACCTCGATCCGTCATTTCCGTTTCGACTTCCTCGCAACACCAAGTGCTCACAACTTTGGATCTCCTCGGCTCCTCATCAAGCCAAAGGCATGGCCACCACCACACACCTCTTTGCTCgtgtttcttcctttccttctccaCGAGACGATAAAAAGCCGTCGGCGGCTTCGACCTTTTTCTCGCTCGACGATGGAGAACGGCTTCAATTTCCGAGCCGAGGGAACGAAGAAGTGCCAAACCCGGCTTCAAAAGCGCGCCCCCAAGTCTCTTCGACTCGATCGCGTCGCCAATGGTAGTGACGCGGTGGCGGACCCTTTTAAGCCCGTGGTGATCCCGTTGCTGTCGCCGGTGATTATATGCGCTCCTCCATCGCCAGGGGGGGACGATTTCCGGTTGCGACGCCCGGTCAACGACAAAGACGACAAGAGAGGTTGCCACGGAGTGCCAGCATCTCCGACTAGATTGGCGGACCCTCCCTTGCTCACCGTCTTCCAGTCGCGATGTGTTCTTTAGAGAGCCCCCGCGCCGATACACAAGGCCAGCCGTCCTCGCCGACGTGAGTTAGGAACGCAAAATAGGTCGGCATCAGAAAGTCCGTTGGATTAGATTATTGACCTTAATTGAATCCTTGTAGCTCTGTAGATGCATGATGGTCGAGTGTTGCATCCTCCTACATTACGCAAGGAAGCATGAGTTAAGGCCTTCCATTAAATTAAGTTATCGATGAAAGTAGACGTGGTTTGTCTTAGCGATTTCGGTGGATTTCGTTCTTGCAAGCTCAGGATGATCTCCCTGGAATCTGTGTGGAGAATGGCAATCAATGAATCGGAAGGGGCGAAATCGGAATCCAAACAATTTACTTCCTTTGCGAGATTAATTCCAGATCCTAAGCCATTGTCAAATGTCGATTTAAATCTtgaggataattgtccaaattgtcgtaaacttttcaattggcgGTCTAAAGGATTACAttgcaaatcgtcaaaagatatACTATTAAagttgtcaaattaaaaagtttatgattgaattggctgcaatataataaatttatgatttttttgacgatttttccaaaatatttttgcttACCCTCTTTTTGACTCCCACGTAGTGATGCACATTAGtcagtaattttaaaaaaaagtgaccTACTTTTATTGGTGACGGGTAGTGAGCTCGAACTACAAGAATCAATTTAAACATTTTAGTAGACGATGAAGTTTTTGTtctcgttcatttatttttataagtgatataatcaatcattttttggttaaaatttttcgaaccatttatttttcatgaaacaaatgcatCCTCATTAATTTCattccactttcttgatttcaAACGCACTATTTCACTTTATGAAGGACGGAGTACAATTTGTTTTGAGCGTCATTAACAACActtattttttcattcatttttgtgttTACTAGATTTGCCAAATATGTTCGCCTTCGACTTTAACGATTCTCTCATTGTGGTCGGGGTAGTTTAATCAAGTGATGTGTAGATTTACGCCATTGTCCTTTTTTGTCGTGTATAGGCGATTCCCGTGAGTCAAAAGTATTTCAATTACCGATTAATCGAAAATGGACGTTATATTCATTTTTGGGCAATAAAAGCATTTTGAGTGATCAATCGGGAGCACAAATGAAGCGCATGCTCGTGGAACATGAGCTCCAATAATCTTTCTACTTTTACCAAAAGTCGTAACAGTTCCTTTACCTTTGTGGGCTCGAAATTGTCCATCTACTTTTTAAATGTTGTCGCCGATCATCTTCGCCGATCATTCGCCGATCATCCTTGGATAATTTGccgacgtggatttttttttccgactCTCTCTTCGCCCTCCCCCCTCGCagctatcttcttcttcttcaattgaaATCCCACCTTccgaccaaaaggaaaaaaaaaaaaaaaaccttaaaatgcCACCAAATTCAAATGTGTAGGAGGACTTAGGGCTTACCGGAATTTTTCTCGATTTGGGCCGAAACATGGTATTGGATCCGATCCAAAAGACGAAAGGGCATCATCATCACACCGAGCGCGCAGGAGCACGcccgtctctccctctctatctatctctccCGTCCCTGCGGCAGCGACGTTCTCCTCTCCTATCTTCACCTTCTCTAGGAAAATCCATCTTCCTCCGTCTGCTTCGCCCCCAAAACCCTAACAATGTCGGGAGGGTTTTTCCGGGTAAGCTGTATGCTCGAATCTATTCGATCCGTCGCTTTACTGTATTCGTCTCGCCCGCTTTTGTACCTATCAGTTCTAGATGGTAATGCGTAATCGCGTGTTTAGGGTACTTCGGCGGATCAGGACACTCGGTTCTCGAACAAACAAGCGAAGCTCCTCAAGACGCAGAAGTTTGCTCCGGAGCTGGAGTACCTGGTTAGATTTTCGCTCGGAGATGGTTGAGATTTTTCGTTTTCTACGTCCTTAGATTTGACACTATGCTCGAATACCCGTTGAACTACTGATTGATGGTATAATAAGTATAGGAAATCACTGAGACAATCTAAATACGCACGTTCGGATGTACATTTGCATTCGGCGATAACTTGATGGGAAGCGTATTGGCTGACGTGTCTAGGAAATGTATCGACCGTCCTAATTTCGTGTTTCAGGTGGACATGGCGAAAGTGAAGATGGATGTCATGAAACCTTGGATTGCCACCAGGGTGACTGAGCTTCTAGGGTTTGAAGATGAAGTTCTCATCAACTTCATATACGGACTTCTGGATGGGAAGGTATTCTACTCTGTGCTTTTAGATTCTTGGGAAAGAAGTTCTTGGTTTAGTGCTTTATTACATATTCTCTTGTGATTTGTACCTCTCTAAGGTTCTAGCCACATAAGGATGTTTCGAGGGGTGCATCATAGGCTGCTGCATCTGTTTTTGGTATGCGAACTCCTTGTAAATCGACTACAAAAGTCAAGCtgttatgtttttctttctgcAGGAGGTTAATGGAAAGGAAGTTCAGATACAACTAACAGGGTTTATGGAGAAAAATACTGGCAAGTTTATGAAAGAACTCTGGACTCTTCTTCTCAGTGCCCAGAAAAATACAAGCGGTGTACCTCAGCAGTTCTTAGATGCCAAAGAGGAAGAATCTCGGAAGAAGCAGGTCTAATTTCTAATTCCGCGATGAGCTCGTGACTGAAATAACTGATCGTATGTTCTCagtgacttttctttttcatgattaTTCAGGTTGAAGCCAACCGTATTGCTGACGAAATTCGGAAGAATAGAGACAAGGAAAGTAGAGAATTTGAAGAGGAGAAATCAAAGAGGATGGTAATATTATTTTATTCAGGCTGCAGTTACATTGACTAAAGCTGCGGTGCACTTTTAACTTATGTTTGTGTTTCTATGCGTTCAGCTAGCTTCTGCAATTATTTGGGTTCATGTCCTTTACCTCAAACTACTGTAGGACGGTGTGGTAGAGATGAAGGCTTCAAATGATGCCTTGGAGAAGGACTTCATATCTTCAAGGGCCTCAAATGTTCGTCGGGATGATAGAAATAATAACGGAAGGAGGGGTGCTTCAAGAAGAAGCCATGAGTAAGGGATTAGTTGTGATGCCTATCATCTGCATTCATTTCAATCCTTCGAGTATTTTAAACATCTAGAGCTTGTATTTGCTGTTGCACTTACCTTGCATAGTTGATTTAAGCTATTCAGAGACGAGGTCAAGATGCATTAGACATTCAATTCTTGAAAATTAGCAGAAGATCTAACAGCGAAAGAGATGTCTCTCAGTTTGGATTAAAGAAGCTTCTTTTCACTGGCCATTGTATTGGGCTTTTCATACCCAATCTTTTGATATTGACAGATCTATCTTCATGATTCTCATTTATTCTTCCTTCTTATTTGATTGGGTTGGGGCTTGAGATTCCTAGTCTCCCTATGTTGGATTCTAGAGATTATTTTCAAACCTTTGTTCTTTGCAAAAAATTGTCATCTCCAGCTTTTATTTAATGGAAATTTGATGTAGTGAGCAATAGATTTAGTTATTCACTGTTAAAAAATTCTTGTTTGGGCAGTTCATACCATCCATACCTAGTGTTTTGACCTAAGATTTCAATTCTTTGATTATTGTGCAAGTATTATTGTAGGATATGGCAAGTGATTAACTGTGATTTCCGCAAGCTACCAATGCAACTCTTAAATGCTGACTTGCTTATCTCCTGCAGAGTTTTGAGATCTCATTCGGCGGACCATTCCTCTTCACCCCTTCGGTGAGCATCTACTGCAGTTTTGTGTGATTTGAAACTTTTTGGTTGATCTTTATTTGTTGGATGATACTCTAAGAAGTATTTGTGAATTATTGTTCAGAGCTTCACCTTCTAGGTCAAACAGCAAGTCATTTTCTAAATCCAGGAGTTATTCAGAGTATGTAACCGTACTTCTCCTGCTACAGTAAATTATTTGTCATTAATACAGTTCTTAAATTGTTGCGGGACTGAGGAAACAATATAAGTGTTTATCTTGttagttgttgttgttttttttttttttttgctgtatTCTGAGATTACTTTATATTGTTGACATATGTCCTTTAGTGAAAGACGCAGGTCCAGGAGTATCTCTGCATCACGAGAAAGACGAAGCCGTTCAGTTTCTTCTGGTAAGGGGTATCGTGCTCCTCGAAGAAGGTCTATGACACCTCGTCGGAGGTATTCTCCTAGAAGATCCCAATCTCCAAGACGAGGAGCGTATTATTACAGGCGAAGATCAATATCTCTGAATCGCAGATCACCATCTCCTGTAAGGCGGAGGTTGCATTCACCTCCTCGACATAGATCACGTTCTCCAGTAAAGCGTAGATCACTGACCCCTGTACGCCGTCGAAGATCTCCATCTCCTGTACGGCGTCGTAGATCTCCATCTCCTGTCCGGCGTGGGTCCCCTTCTTTTGAGAGACGAAGATCACCACCTCTGTTGCAACGTAGATCTTCCCTTGTCCGACGTAGATCACCCTCTCCAGTACGAAGGAGGTCACCGTCTCCTGCACGGAGGAGGTTGCCCTCTCCTGTTCGAAGAAGGTTGCCTTTTCCCGCACGACACAGATCACCGTCTCCCAGGCATCGTATATCGCCTTCACCCGTGTCTCGCAGGTCATCTCCTGTCCGTCACTTATCAACTTCACCTATGCATCGCAAATCATCTCCTCCGGTACGCCATGGGACCCCATCCCCTGTACGAGAGCGGCTACGGAGATCTCAATCGATTTCAGGGCAAAGGTCTCCATCTCCACGGCAACGAAGATCGCCCTTATCTGTTCGCAGGAAATCAATGACCCCTCCACCCCAGAGGACATCTCATGAGTCAAACTCTGCATCTCCGATTGGTCATAGATCTCCGTCCTTGCTGAAGAGATCTCCTCCATATGGAAGATCGCCTGCTGGATCTACTAGGGAAAGAATGAGGTATATCCTTCATTATTCTTCTTACATGACTTGTTTACACCTTCAAGGTTCATTGAGTAGTagtgttttccttttgtttgttgaGGATGCTGTTCAGGAGAGGAATGTGTTTTGTTTATCAAATCATCGgcctttccttttcaaaatgatatatTGCCTATAACGGTTGGTTCTTCTTATGCATAATTTTATTGTGAACTTATGGAAATTGTTAAATGGGGCACATTTACACGTATACAGATACACCATATCGGTCTGACTCCTCAGGGAGTCGCTCAGTATTATTGATCCCATTGGGAAAATatcctctctctcgctctctcatgTTTAAAGAGATGAATAGTTTTGAAAGTAGGATTTGTGGATAGAGTTCATACTCACTTTACCCTCAAACTACATGCATCTGATGGATACTTCTGCATGTGCGTGTCTTCTGATACAAGGTCACCGAGTCCATATGAGAGTCCTGTAAAGCAAGCTAGGAATGTCCGGAGACGAAGCAGGTATACCCTCGAGGCCCATCCTGCATTAAGCTGAAAACATTTCTAGTTGTTGTCATTTTTTTATCCTCTTGATTGTCTGTTTTGCTGCTAAAAGGTCATCTATTCCATACAGGAGCCCACTCAAGCAAGTTAAAAATCGGGTCAATAATGATGACGTTTCTATTTCACTGCGATCGAGAGAACGTAGGTCACATCAAGAAAGCCCAGATAAAAGTAATGAGAGGGGAATCAATAACAACAATCGGTTAGATTCCAAATCTCTAGATTATTGGttccccccccctcctctctctctctctctctctctctctctcttcatattGTTGGCTACTATTGTAAGATGAATAGTCAAATATTCTGAGAGTTTTGATTCTATTTGTCTGGTTGTTTGTAGGGGAAGTAGAATTGTCAAATCCTCTAAAAAGTTTTAATTTCTGTTTATTCTTGTTGTTTGTAGGGAAAGTAGGGATCGTGCTCTCAAGCCTAGAGATAAAAGATCTATGAACTCATCCTCTTTCAGTAAACAGGGAGACTCACCCATGAAGGTGCATGACAAGGACATTTCTCCTCCTGAAAGAGCAGCTGGAGATCATTCTATTGGCTCTAAGGGCCATTCTGATGGC
The genomic region above belongs to Rhodamnia argentea isolate NSW1041297 chromosome 6, ASM2092103v1, whole genome shotgun sequence and contains:
- the LOC115746041 gene encoding serine/arginine repetitive matrix protein 1 isoform X3, whose amino-acid sequence is MSGGFFRGTSADQDTRFSNKQAKLLKTQKFAPELEYLVDMAKVKMDVMKPWIATRVTELLGFEDEVLINFIYGLLDGKEVNGKEVQIQLTGFMEKNTGKFMKELWTLLLSAQKNTSGVPQQFLDAKEEESRKKQVEANRIADEIRKNRDKESREFEEEKSKRMDGVVEMKASNDALEKDFISSRASNVRRDDRNNNGRRGASRRSHEVLRSHSADHSSSPLRASPSRSNSKSFSKSRSYSDERRRSRSISASRERRSRSVSSGKGYRAPRRRSMTPRRRYSPRRSQSPRRGAYYYRRRSISLNRRSPSPVRRRLHSPPRHRSRSPVKRRSLTPVRRRRSPSPVRRRRSPSPVRRGSPSFERRRSPPLLQRRSSLVRRRSPSPVRRRSPSPARRRLPSPVRRRLPFPARHRSPSPRHRISPSPVSRRSSPVRHLSTSPMHRKSSPPVRHGTPSPVRERLRRSQSISGQRSPSPRQRRSPLSVRRKSMTPPPQRTSHESNSASPIGHRSPSLLKRSPPYGRSPAGSTRERMRSPSPYESPVKQARNVRRRSRSPLKQVKNRVNNDDVSISLRSRERRSHQESPDKSNERGINNNNRESRDRALKPRDKRSMNSSSFSKQGDSPMKVHDKDISPPERAAGDHSIGSKGHSDGLDVRNRDQERMREKPSGKGVLPPSLNKESGEKLQTSHSVEGRKSDDRNRSRDGIQRHRSEVTQRSVEKVDHSKHSSLSETGSEESDKHINERKEKKRHKRLDKREKDSDDNSYDSEIENRKETKRRRKEEKKMRKEERRRRREERRRRREERRAEKMRMKKEDIVLSDYGKHSRDASSLDDEDVDRKAYRSYDEEADTKQKKLEIELRMKALESFKAKKGIVNR
- the LOC115746041 gene encoding serine/arginine repetitive matrix protein 1 isoform X1, producing the protein MVMRNRVFRVLRRIRTLGSRTNKRSSSRRRSLLRSWSTWKCIDRPNFVFQVDMAKVKMDVMKPWIATRVTELLGFEDEVLINFIYGLLDGKEVNGKEVQIQLTGFMEKNTGKFMKELWTLLLSAQKNTSGVPQQFLDAKEEESRKKQVEANRIADEIRKNRDKESREFEEEKSKRMDGVVEMKASNDALEKDFISSRASNVRRDDRNNNGRRGASRRSHEVLRSHSADHSSSPLRASPSRSNSKSFSKSRSYSDERRRSRSISASRERRSRSVSSGKGYRAPRRRSMTPRRRYSPRRSQSPRRGAYYYRRRSISLNRRSPSPVRRRLHSPPRHRSRSPVKRRSLTPVRRRRSPSPVRRRRSPSPVRRGSPSFERRRSPPLLQRRSSLVRRRSPSPVRRRSPSPARRRLPSPVRRRLPFPARHRSPSPRHRISPSPVSRRSSPVRHLSTSPMHRKSSPPVRHGTPSPVRERLRRSQSISGQRSPSPRQRRSPLSVRRKSMTPPPQRTSHESNSASPIGHRSPSLLKRSPPYGRSPAGSTRERMRSPSPYESPVKQARNVRRRSRSPLKQVKNRVNNDDVSISLRSRERRSHQESPDKSNERGINNNNRESRDRALKPRDKRSMNSSSFSKQGDSPMKVHDKDISPPERAAGDHSIGSKGHSDGLDVRNRDQERMREKPSGKGVLPPSLNKESGEKLQTSHSVEGRKSDDRNRSRDGIQRHRSEVTQRSVEKVDHSKHSSLSETGSEESDKHINERKEKKRHKRLDKREKDSDDNSYDSEIENRKETKRRRKEEKKMRKEERRRRREERRRRREERRAEKMRMKKEDIVLSDYGKHSRDASSLDDEDVDRKAYRSYDEEADTKQKKLEIELRMKALESFKAKKGIVNR
- the LOC115746041 gene encoding serine/arginine repetitive matrix protein 1 isoform X2 is translated as MVMRNRVFRVLRRIRTLGSRTNKRSSSRRRSLLRSWSTWKCIDRPNFVFQVDMAKVKMDVMKPWIATRVTELLGFEDEVLINFIYGLLDGKEVNGKEVQIQLTGFMEKNTGKFMKELWTLLLSAQKNTSGVPQQFLDAKEEESRKKQVEANRIADEIRKNRDKESREFEEEKSKRMDGVVEMKASNDALEKDFISSRASNVRRDDRNNNGRRGASRRSHEVLRSHSADHSSSPLRASPSRSNSKSFSKSRSYSDERRRSRSISASRERRSRSVSSGKGYRAPRRRSMTPRRRYSPRRSQSPRRGAYYYRRRSISLNRRSPSPVRRRLHSPPRHRSRSPVKRRSLTPVRRRRSPSPVRRRRSPSPVRRGSPSFERRRSPPLLQRRSSLVRRRSPSPVRRRSPSPARRRLPSPVRRRLPFPARHRSPSPRHRISPSPVSRRSSPVRHLSTSPMHRKSSPPVRHGTPSPVRERLRRSQSISGQRSPSPRQRRSPLSVRRKSMTPPPQRTSHESNSASPIGHRSPSLLKRSPPYGRSPAGSTRERMRSPSPYESPVKQARNVRRRSRSPLKQVKNRVNNDDVSISLRSRERRSHQESPDKSNERGINNNNRESRDRALKPRDKRSMNSSSFSKQGDSPMKVHDKDISPPERAAGDHSIGSKGHSDGLDVRNRDQERMREKPSGKGVLPPSLNKESGEKLQTSHSVEGRKSDDRNRSRDGIQRHRSEVTQRSVEKVDHSKHSSLSETGSEESDKHINERKEKKRHKRLDKREKDSDDNSYDSEIENRKETKRRRKEEKKMRKEERRRRREERRRRREERRAEKMRMKKEDIVLSDYGKHSRDASSLDDEDVDRKAYRSYDEEADTKQKKLEIELRMKALESFKAKKGIGH
- the LOC115746041 gene encoding serine/arginine repetitive matrix protein 1 isoform X6; the protein is MSGGFFRGTSADQDTRFSNKQAKLLKTQKFAPELEYLVDMAKVKMDVMKPWIATRVTELLGFEDEVLINFIYGLLDGKEVNGKEVQIQLTGFMEKNTGKFMKELWTLLLSAQKNTSGVPQQFLDAKEEESRKKQVEANRIADEIRKNRDKESREFEEEKSKRMDGVVEMKASNDALEKDFISSRASNVRRDDRNNNGRRGASRRSHEVLRSHSADHSSSPLRASPSRSNSKSFSKSRSYSDERRRSRSISASRERRSRSVSSGKGYRAPRRRSMTPRRRYSPRRSQSPRRGAYYYRRRSISLNRRSPSPVRRRLHSPPRHRSRSPVKRRSLTPVRRRRSPSPVRRRRSPSPVRRGSPSFERRRSPPLLQRRSSLVRRRSPSPVRRRSPSPARRRLPSPVRRRLPFPARHRSPSPRHRISPSPVSRRSSPVRHLSTSPMHRKSSPPVRHGTPSPVRERLRRSQSISGQRSPSPRQRRSPLSVRRKSMTPPPQRTSHESNSASPIGHRSPSLLKRSPPYGRSPAGSTRERMRSPSPYESPVKQARNVRRRSRSPLKQVKNRVNNDDVSISLRSRERRSHQESPDKSNERGINNNNRESRDRALKPRDKRSMNSSSFSKQGDSPMKVHDKDISPPERAAGDHSIGSKGHSDGLDVRNRDQERMREKPSGKGVLPPSLNKESGEKLQTSHSVEGRKSDDRNRSRDGIQRHRSEVTQRSVEKVDHSKHSSLSETGSEESDKHINERKEKKRHKRLDKREKDSDDNSYDSEIENRKETKRRRKEEKKMRKEERRRRREERRRRREERRAEKMRMKKEDIVLSDYGKHSRDASSLDDEDVDRKAYRSYDEEADTKQKKLEIELRMKALESFKAKKGIGH
- the LOC115746041 gene encoding serine/arginine repetitive matrix protein 1 isoform X5, whose product is MKASNDALEKDFISSRASNVRRDDRNNNGRRGASRRSHEVLRSHSADHSSSPLRASPSRSNSKSFSKSRSYSDERRRSRSISASRERRSRSVSSGKGYRAPRRRSMTPRRRYSPRRSQSPRRGAYYYRRRSISLNRRSPSPVRRRLHSPPRHRSRSPVKRRSLTPVRRRRSPSPVRRRRSPSPVRRGSPSFERRRSPPLLQRRSSLVRRRSPSPVRRRSPSPARRRLPSPVRRRLPFPARHRSPSPRHRISPSPVSRRSSPVRHLSTSPMHRKSSPPVRHGTPSPVRERLRRSQSISGQRSPSPRQRRSPLSVRRKSMTPPPQRTSHESNSASPIGHRSPSLLKRSPPYGRSPAGSTRERMRSPSPYESPVKQARNVRRRSRSPLKQVKNRVNNDDVSISLRSRERRSHQESPDKSNERGINNNNRESRDRALKPRDKRSMNSSSFSKQGDSPMKVHDKDISPPERAAGDHSIGSKGHSDGLDVRNRDQERMREKPSGKGVLPPSLNKESGEKLQTSHSVEGRKSDDRNRSRDGIQRHRSEVTQRSVEKVDHSKHSSLSETGSEESDKHINERKEKKRHKRLDKREKDSDDNSYDSEIENRKETKRRRKEEKKMRKEERRRRREERRRRREERRAEKMRMKKEDIVLSDYGKHSRDASSLDDEDVDRKAYRSYDEEADTKQKKLEIELRMKALESFKAKKGIVNR
- the LOC115746041 gene encoding serine/arginine repetitive matrix protein 1 isoform X4 encodes the protein MAKVKMDVMKPWIATRVTELLGFEDEVLINFIYGLLDGKEVNGKEVQIQLTGFMEKNTGKFMKELWTLLLSAQKNTSGVPQQFLDAKEEESRKKQVEANRIADEIRKNRDKESREFEEEKSKRMDGVVEMKASNDALEKDFISSRASNVRRDDRNNNGRRGASRRSHEVLRSHSADHSSSPLRASPSRSNSKSFSKSRSYSDERRRSRSISASRERRSRSVSSGKGYRAPRRRSMTPRRRYSPRRSQSPRRGAYYYRRRSISLNRRSPSPVRRRLHSPPRHRSRSPVKRRSLTPVRRRRSPSPVRRRRSPSPVRRGSPSFERRRSPPLLQRRSSLVRRRSPSPVRRRSPSPARRRLPSPVRRRLPFPARHRSPSPRHRISPSPVSRRSSPVRHLSTSPMHRKSSPPVRHGTPSPVRERLRRSQSISGQRSPSPRQRRSPLSVRRKSMTPPPQRTSHESNSASPIGHRSPSLLKRSPPYGRSPAGSTRERMRSPSPYESPVKQARNVRRRSRSPLKQVKNRVNNDDVSISLRSRERRSHQESPDKSNERGINNNNRESRDRALKPRDKRSMNSSSFSKQGDSPMKVHDKDISPPERAAGDHSIGSKGHSDGLDVRNRDQERMREKPSGKGVLPPSLNKESGEKLQTSHSVEGRKSDDRNRSRDGIQRHRSEVTQRSVEKVDHSKHSSLSETGSEESDKHINERKEKKRHKRLDKREKDSDDNSYDSEIENRKETKRRRKEEKKMRKEERRRRREERRRRREERRAEKMRMKKEDIVLSDYGKHSRDASSLDDEDVDRKAYRSYDEEADTKQKKLEIELRMKALESFKAKKGIVNR